Proteins co-encoded in one Papaver somniferum cultivar HN1 chromosome 5, ASM357369v1, whole genome shotgun sequence genomic window:
- the LOC113281127 gene encoding NAC domain-containing protein 83-like: MEKMNFVKNGIIRLPPGFRFHPTDEELVVQYLRRKVFLCPLPASIIPEIDVSKFDPWDLPGDWEQERYYFSTREAKYRNGNRTNRATGSGYWKATGLDKQILVSKGNVIVGMKKTLVFYRGKPRSGTRTDWIMHEYRLAGAGTKLASNQSSNVQMEEDWVLCRIFLKKRNSKNGEDVITNGLVTKPVGFIDFMNQDRTVVVRPASSTSSSSASSGVTTDVTSTTSDSDENNSCNSMSSFPCRKKP; encoded by the exons atggagaaaatgaatttTGTTAAGAATGGTATTATCAGATTACCTCCTGGTTTTAGATTTCATCCAACTGATGAAGAACTTGTTGTTCAATATCTAAGAAGAAAGGTTTTTCTTTGCCCATTACCTGCTTCAATCATACCTGAAATTGATGTTTCCAAGTTTGATCCTTGGGATTTACCAG GTGACTGGGAACAAGAGAGGTATTACTTCAGTACAAGAGAAGCTAAATACAGGAATGGAAACAGAACCAATAGAGCTACTGGTTCTGGATACTGGAAAGCTACTGGTTTAGACAAACAAATTTTAGTTTCAAAGGGTAATGTAATTGTAGGAATGAAAAAAACACTTGTTTTCTATAGAGGTAAACCTCGAAGTGGTACTAGAACTGACTGGATTATGCATGAATATCGTCTGGCCGGTGCCGGTACAAAACTTGCCAGCAATCAA AGTTCAAACGTACAAATGGAGGAGGATTGGGTACTCTGTAGAATATTTCTAAAGAAGCGGAACTCGAAAAATGGCGAGGATGTGATCACCAATGGGTTGGTcactaaaccagttggttttatTGATTTTATGAACCAAGACAGGACTGTTGTTGTTAGACCTGCATCTTCGACCTCGTCTTCGTCGGCATCAAGTGGTGTTACCACCGACGTCACGTCTACGACATCTGATAGTGATGAGAACAATAGCTGCAATAGTATGTCTTCATTTCCTTGTAGGAAAAAGCCATGA